The Nitrospira sp. genome segment GCTGGCGGAGTTGACCGAGCTGCGCGAGCGGCATCTCCGTGTCGGCATTCGAGACAAAGGGATCGAGGTGATGGGAACCTACGGTTATACGGAGAGTGAGGCCCCGCTCGCCCGATTTGACGACGGCACTGCGGCCGTCACGCAGAAAACCTACGGTAAAGGCCGAGCCTATGCCATCGGGCTTGATCTCGGCTTCCTGCTGCTCAAAGGGTACAACAATCGCGGAGAGGAACTTGTTCAGACGTTCGACAATCAGTTTGATCCGACGCTCGATGTCTGGCTGCGGCTGCTGAAGTCGATCTATCGCGCCGCCCAGGCAGGCGCGGTGACGCTGGGCACGGTGCCCTTCGGCCAGTCGCTCTCGGTCATGCTCACGCACGATGTGGATTTTACGGAGTCCATTAAAAACGCGGTGGATTATGCGGAGTATGAGAAGAGTCAGGGGTTGATTGGCACGTACTTTATCCAGGTGAAATACATTCGCGACTACAACGATGATATTTTCTTCAATGACGAAGGGGTGCGGTATCTCGCGCGTCTTGCAGGTCTCGGCATGGAGCTGGGGAGTCACACGATCGCCCACTCGAGGGTCTTCAACCGGTTTCCGATGGGGACGGGGCGCGAGGCCTATCCCGCCTATGCGCCGTTCGTGAAGGATCGGACGACGGCCTTGAACGCGAGCATCCTCGGCGAATTGCGGGTCAGTAAGTTCTTGATCGATCACTTTTCAGGCCAGTCCATCGTGTCATTCAGGCCGGGCGAGTTGTCCAATCCCTTCAGTCTGCCTCAAGCCCTGCTGGCGACCGGATATCGATATAGCTCAACGGCCACCGCGAACAATTCGCTGACCCATCTGCCGTATCAGCTGAACTATGATCGATTGACGGACAGCGAAGTCGAACTGTTCGAGTTCCCCGTCACGATTGAAGACGAGGAGCTGCCGAAGATGGGCGACCGGCTGCCGGAAGCCTTGGAGGTCGCGCGCCAGATCAGCCGGTACGGTGGCTCAATGGTTGTGCTCATCCATCCCAATATCCTCGATCATAAACTGGCCTTTGAAAAAGGGTTTGTCGAAGGCGTGCGGTCTTATGCCTGGTTTGGGTCGGTAAGGGAATTCGGGCGCTGGTGGGCGGCGCGCAATCAGGTGAAACTCGACGTGGCTCAGGATGCAACGAGCCTTACGGTGACGATTGCGTCTCCTGAATCGGTGGACGGATTGACCCTTGAGATACCGGCGGGCTGGAGACTGAGTGCAGCGGGTTCGTCATTGCAGGGCATCCAGCAACGGAGTACCGCGGTCATTCTGCCAGAATGGCAGGGCACGCACAGGCTGGTCTTTTCATCGAGCCGGTCGTCGAAGTAGCGGCTGCCCCGGCCGTTAAGCCGGAGCCACTCCGGGAGTTAGCGCAAAAGAGTCCTGGATTCTCTTGGCGACGAAGGGGGTGAGCACCTTCCGCGCTTCCGTCGTCGGCAGCGTTTGCACAAGGATCGATAGTTTCTCGTCTGTCATTGACGGCAGAATGGAGAGGGCCTCCGCGGCTCTGTATCGCACCCACCAGTGGGAGTCGCCCAACAATCCGATCAAGTGTTCTTCATCTTCCTCGACGCCCATCTTTCCAAGGGCTGACGCAGCGTGGACTCGAATAAACCACGTCGGGTGGGTGAGGTACTGTCGCACGGTGGAGAGATCCTGCGGGTCGGAGCATTGCCCGAAGAGCGAAAGGCACCCGGCCAGCACGTCTTCATGCAGGGGACGCCGGGCAAGGAGAGGGCGAATCAGCGGCAAGGCGCGATGATTCCTGATCGAAGCGAGAAAGCGGATTAGACGAGCGGCAATCAGCGGCGGTGCGTGTCCCGCGGCTTCCCCGAGCGCGCGGGCGACGAGTTCATTTCCCGCGCCCTGGAGGATGGCCAGCACTTTGAGCGGAGACCAATCGAGACGTTGGGACATCAACGGGACCAACACAGGAATCGCGCGCGGGGCATCGATTCGCACAAGGGCGCGGGCGGCCTCAAGAGAGCGAAACGCATTTGCGTCATGCGCGAGTTCGACGAGGCGCAGCCAAGCTGAGGAGTCTTTCAAGTGGCCGAGCGTGACGATCGCCAGGAGTTGTTGCCGCAGCGTCCCTTTGGCCAAATAGTGGTGCACGACGTGATCCATGCCGGTCCGCCGTATCACCGCGCACAGTTCGTCTGACGACTCTCCTTTGATGGACTCCTGCAGATGATTCCATAAATAGAGAAACAGCACCCGGTCGCGCGGGTGGATCGGCGGGAGGGTGTCAGGCGCTTCGATCAAGCTCTGGGACAGGATCGGACGCCAGACGGTCACCATCTGTTGGCGCCGTCGGTCGGTCGAGACACGGAGTCGACGGATGATGAGCGTCCATCCGAGGAGGAACAGAATCAGACCATGAATGGTGAAGGTGGTCAGCCAGCCGACGTCCATAATTGACTGGGAGAGAGTGTTTTCAACCACGCCTATTCCCCGCTATCTCCAGCTAGGCCGCGACTTTGAGGAAGCGACTCAGCCGTGCGGTGAGTTCCCGCGGGTTGAAAGGTTTCACCATATAGTCATTCGCGCCTGCGGCCAGGGCCTGTTGAATGTCATGCTCGCTTGAATCTGCGGTGAGCATGATGATGGGAACCCGCTGCCATTCAGTCTTGTTCCGAATATACGGGAGTAGCTGCAGGCCGCTCACGTGCGGCAACATGATGTCGAGCAAGATCAGGCTCGGCGGCGCCATGGTGTCGATCAACTGCTGCGCTTGGTGGCCGTCGGGTGCATGGACGACATGGTACCCGGCGCGTTCCAGGAGAAATCTGATCAAGCCGGCGGTATCTTCCTCATCCTCCGCCATCAGCAATGTGGGTTTCCCCGAGGGTGTTGTCTCCGTCATGTGCTCTCCTTTCTCTCTCCGTCGTCGTCGCTAGTCGAACACCACTTGGACTTGCTCAAGATATGTTGCGAGCAGCGCCAGCTCTGTTGCAATCGGGGCCGCTGATCCCGCCTTCGCGGCTTGTTCGATCGCGGCGGCCATCGTAGTAACACGATCGAAGCCATAGCTGCCGCCGGCTCCTTTCATGCCATGGG includes the following:
- a CDS encoding HEAT repeat domain-containing protein, which encodes MVENTLSQSIMDVGWLTTFTIHGLILFLLGWTLIIRRLRVSTDRRRQQMVTVWRPILSQSLIEAPDTLPPIHPRDRVLFLYLWNHLQESIKGESSDELCAVIRRTGMDHVVHHYLAKGTLRQQLLAIVTLGHLKDSSAWLRLVELAHDANAFRSLEAARALVRIDAPRAIPVLVPLMSQRLDWSPLKVLAILQGAGNELVARALGEAAGHAPPLIAARLIRFLASIRNHRALPLIRPLLARRPLHEDVLAGCLSLFGQCSDPQDLSTVRQYLTHPTWFIRVHAASALGKMGVEEDEEHLIGLLGDSHWWVRYRAAEALSILPSMTDEKLSILVQTLPTTEARKVLTPFVAKRIQDSFALTPGVAPA
- a CDS encoding response regulator; this encodes MTETTPSGKPTLLMAEDEEDTAGLIRFLLERAGYHVVHAPDGHQAQQLIDTMAPPSLILLDIMLPHVSGLQLLPYIRNKTEWQRVPIIMLTADSSEHDIQQALAAGANDYMVKPFNPRELTARLSRFLKVAA